The following coding sequences are from one Panicum hallii strain FIL2 chromosome 5, PHallii_v3.1, whole genome shotgun sequence window:
- the LOC112893246 gene encoding probable starch synthase 4, chloroplastic/amyloplastic — translation MACSAAAGAEATALLCRRPAPSSITGRNRLAVSRRPRHGNLRTGAQPPQKSTPSANYRNRVNIQRDRAGASSDDEHQQKSEDENGLQNIQLEDLVEMIQNTEKNILLLNQARLQALERADKIIKEKEALQQEINNLEIKLSETGAQSELSSKGMSDAEALEFDVLKEENMLLKDDITFFKEKLIEITETEESLFKLEKERALLDASLRELECAFIAAQSDMLKLGPMQHDAWWEKVENLEELLESTANQVEHAALILDGYHDVQDKVDKLEASLGATSISEFCLYLVDLLKKRVKSIEERFQACNHEMHSQIELYEHSIVEFHDTLSKLIKESEKKSMEHYAEGMPSEFWSRISLLIDGWSLEKKISNNDANILREMAWKRDSCLREAYLSSRGKAERELIDSFLKMALPGTSSGLHIVHIAAEMAPVAKVGGLADVISGLGKALQKKGNLVEIILPKYDCMQHNQINNLKVLDVVVQSYFEGNMFANKIWTGTVEGLPVYFIEPQHPGKFFWRAQYYGEHDDFKRFSYFSRVALELLYQSAKKVDIIHCHDWQTAFVAPLYWDVYANLGFNSARICFTCHNFEYQGTAPAQDLAYCGLDVEHLDRADRMRDNSHGRINVVKGAIVYSNIVTTVSPTYAQEVRSEGGRGLQDTLKIHSKKFVGILNGIDTDTWNPSTDRFLKVQYSANDLYGKSANKAALTKQLKMSSANASQPLVGCITRLVPQKGVHLIRHAIYKTAELGGQFILLGSSPVPNIQREFEGIADQFQNNNNIRLLLKYDDALSHMIFAASDMFIVPSMFEPCGLTQMIAMRYGSVPVVRKTGGLNDSVFDFDDETIPMELRNGFTFLKADEQGFDSALERAFNYYHRKPEVWKQLVQKDMKIDFSWDTSASQYEDIYQRAAARARAAT, via the exons ATGGcgtgctcggcggcggcgggcgccgagGCGACCGCTctcctgtgccgccgccccgcaCCGTCCTCGATCACCGGGCGCAACCGCCTTGCGGTGTCCCGTCGGCCTCGACACGGCAATCTCAG GACTGGCGCGCAACCTCCTCAGAAGAGCACACCTAGTGCTAACTACCGTAACAGGGTTAATATTCAGAGAGATAGAGCAGGAGCTTCCAGTGATGATGAACACCAACAG AAGTCTGAAGATGAAAATGGCCTACAAAACATTCAACTGGAAGATTTGGTTGAAATGATACAAAACACCGAGAAGA ATATATTGCTTCTGAATCAAGCTCGTCTTCAGGCATTGGAACGTGCTGACAAAATTATTAAAGAGAAGGAAGCTTTGCAACAGGAGATAAACAATTTAGAGATAAAATTATCAGAAACGGGTGCACAATCTGAGCTTTCTAGCAAAGGAATGTCTGATGCAGAGGCTCTGGAGTTTGATGTACTAAAGGAAGAGAATATGCTACTGAAGGATGACATAACTTTTTTTAAAGAAAAGCTTATTGAGATAACTGAGACAGAAGAGAGTCTATTCAAGCTGGAGAAAGAGCGTGCTCTTTTAGATGCTTCCCTTAGGGAGCTGGAGTGTGCATTCATAGCTGCCCAATCTGATATGTTGAAACTTGGTCCTATGCAACATGATGCCTGGTGGGAGAAAGTAGAAAATTTGGAAGAATTGCTTGAGTCCACAGCAAACCAAGTTGAGCATGCTGCTCTGATACTAGATGGCTATCACGACGTCCAGGATAAGGTTGACAAACTAGAAGCATCATTAGGAGCAACAAGCATATCAGAGTTCTGTCTTTATTTGGTTGATCTTTTGAAGAAAAGGGTAAAATCAATAGAAGAACGCTTCCAAGCTTGTAATCATGAAATGCATTCTCAAATTGAACTTTATGAACACTCAATAGTGGAGTTTCATGATACTCTCAGTAAACTAATAAAGGAAAGTGAGAAGAAGTCAATGGAGCATTATGCAGAAGGCATGCCATCAGAGTTCTGGAGTAGGATCTCTCTTCTGATTGATGggtggtcacttgagaagaaaATATCCAACAATGATGCAAATATACTAAGAGAAATGGCTTGGAAAAGGGATAGTTGCCTTCGGGAAGCATACTTGTCATCTAGAGGAAAGGCAGAGAGGGAACTGATAGATAGTTTTCTAAAGATGGCACTACCAGGAACCAG TTCTGGTTTGCACATTGTCCATATAGCAGCAGAGATGGCTCCTGTTGCAAAG GTTGGTGGTCTGGCAGATGTGATCTCTGGTCTTGGGAAGGCACTTCAGAAAAAGGGGAACCTAGTTGAGATAATTCTTCCCAAATATGACTGCATGCAGCATAACCAAATTAATAATCTTAAG GTTCTAGACGTTGTGGTGCAGTCCTACTTTGAGGGGAATATGTTTGCCAACAAAATATGGACCGGGACTGTTGAAG GCCTTCCTGTCTACTTTATTGAGCCGCAGCATCCAGGCAAGTTCTTCTGGAGGGCACAATACTATGGGGAGCATGATGACTTCAAACGTTTTTCCTACTTTAGCCGTGTGGCACTGGAATTGCTTTACCAATCTGCGAAGAAAGTTGACATAATTCACTGTCATGACTGGCAGACTGCATTTGTT GCACCTCTTTATTGGGATGTATATGCAAATCTGGGCTTCAACTCAGCTAGAATTTGTTTTACCTGTCACAATTTTGAATATCAAGGAACCGCACCAGCCCAGGATTTAGCATATTGTGGCCTTGATGTTGAGCACCTGGATAGAGCAGACAGAATGCGGGATAATTCACATGGTAGAATAAATGTCGTTAAG GGTGCAATTGTGTATTCCAACATTGTCACAACTGTATCACCAACATATGCTCAAGAGGTGCGCTCAGAG GGTGGGCGTGGGCTCCAAGATACACTTAAAATACATTCCAAGAAATTTGTTGGAATACTTAATGGCATCGACACAGATACATGGAATCCTTCTACAGATAGGTTTCTCAAGGTCCAATACAGTGCTAATGATCTATATGGAAAATCAGCAAACAAAGCAGCTCTCACGAAGCAGCTCAAGATGTCTTCTGCAAATGCTTCCCAACCACTC GTCGGTTGCATTACAAGGCTTGTTCCTCAAAAGGGTGTACATCTCATCAGGCATGCAATATATAAAACAGCTGAGTTAGGTGGACAGTTCATTCTCCTAGGTTCCAGTCCAGTACCGAACATTCAG AGGGAGTTTGAGGGTATTGCAGACCAATTTCAGAACAATAACAATATCAGGCTGCTTTTGAAGTATGATGATGCTCTATCACATATGATTTTTGCAGCATCAGATATGTTCATTGTTCCTTCTATGTTTGAGCCATGTGGCCTCACTCAG ATGATAGCTATGCGATATGGTTCTGTGCCAGTTGTTCGGAAAACTGGTGGTCTGAATGACAG TGTCTTCGATTTCGACGATGAAACGATACCCATGGAACTGCGAAATGGTTTCACATTTTTGAAGGCTGATGAGCAG GGCTTTGATAGTGCATTGGAAAGAGCTTTCAACTACTACCATAGAAAACCTGAAGTCTGGAAACAGTTAGTGCAGAAAGACATGAAGATAGATTTCAGCTGGGATACTTCAGCCTCCCAATACGAAGACATCTACCAGAGAGCAGCTGCTCGAGCAAGGGCGGCAACATAA
- the LOC112892516 gene encoding histone deacetylase 2-like yields the protein MDTGGNSLPSQSCPDGAKRRVCYYYDRHIAGVDYGEDHVMVPRRVDMAHALIRSYGLLGDMARLRSSPATDAEISGFHDGRYVGLLRDLTPEGFGAGGEVASRARCFNVGVVSTDGRSVDNPPVAGLWDYCQRYAGGSLAAARALASGEADVAVNWSGGMHHACRDRASGFCYVNDIVLAIDELLGHFRRVLYVDIDVHHGDGVETAFVGSNRVMTVSFHQRTEGFFPERRGLLEHVGEGDGRHRAVNVPMKKGMDDDGYRRLFEPIMSKVMEVFQPEAIVMQCGGDSLSGDRLGHLNLSIDGHARCVSFMRSFNTPLLLLGGGGYTINHVAACWCYETAVAIGKEIANDMPAHCYDGYYRSQGYKLRYPVDKNLKNDNTDTYVTRTKCAVLRNLSELEAAPSVEFKEPAGGSIDAEALFYRPAPREDDDPMERLHRRCGEMEERGFLMELGKRQLDLAKDDRESGGHHHAHRPEPVKKHRSGKLHMEYHAHDHEF from the exons ATGGACACCGGCGGCAACTCGCTGCCGTCGCAGTCGTGCCCCGACGGCGCGAAGCGGCGCGTGTGCTACTACTACGACCGCCACATCGCCGGCGTCGACTACGGCGAGGACCACGTCATGGTGCCCCGCCGCGTCGACATGGCGCACGCGCTCATCCGCTCCTACGGCCTGCTCGGCGACATGGCCCGCCTCCGCTCCAGCCCCGCCACCGACGCCGAGATCTCCGGCTTCCACGACGGCCGCTACGTCGGGCTCCTGCGGGACCTCACCCCGGAGGGcttcggcgccggcggcgaggtcgcgagCAGGGCCAGGTGCTTCAACGTCGGCGTGGTCTCCACGGACGGCCGCTCCGTCGACAACCCCCCCGTCGCCGGCCTCTGGGACTACTGCCAGCGCTACGCCGGCGGGTCGCTggccgcggcgcgcgcgctcgccagcGGGGAGGCCGACGTCGCCGTCAACTGGTCCGGCGGCATGCACCACGCGTGCCGGGACAGGGCCAGCGGCTTCTGCTACGTCAACGACATCGTGCTCGCCATCGACGAGCTCCTCGGCCACTTCCGGCGCGTGCTGTACGTGGACATCGACGTGCACCACGGCGACGGCGTCGAGACCGCCTTCGTCGGGTCCAACCGGGTGATGACCGTGTCGTTCCACCAGCGCACCGAGGGCTTCTTCCCGGAGCGGAGGGGGCTCCTCGAGCACGTCGGCGAAGGGGACggccggcaccgcgccgtgaACGTGCCGATGAAGAAGGGCATGGACGACGACGGGTACCGCCGGCTGTTCGAGCCCATCATGAGCAAGGTCATGGAGGTGTTCCAGCCGGAGGCCATCGTGATGCAGTGCGGCGGCGACTCGCTCTCCGGCGACAGGCTCGGCCACCTGAACCTGTCCATCGATGGCCACGCCCGGTGCGTCAGCTTCATGCGGAGCTTCAACACgccgctgctcctcctcggcggcggcgggtacaCCATCAACCACGTCGCCGCCTGCTGGTGCTACGAG ACGGCGGTCGCCATCGGCAAGGAGATCGCCAACGACATGCCGGCGCACTGCTACGACGGCTACTACCGGAGCCAGGGCTACAAGCTCCGTTACCCAGTCGATAAGAATCTCAAGAACGACAACACGGACACCTACGTGACGCGCACGAAGTGCGCGGTCCTGCGGAACCTCAGCGAGCTCGAGGCCGCGCCGAGCGTCGAGTTCAAGGAGCCGGCCGGCGGGAGCATCGACGCCGAGGCGCTCTTCTACAGGCCGGCCCCGCGGGAGGACGATGACCCCATGGAGAGGCTGCACCGGCGGTGCGGCGAGATGGAGGAGCGCGGCTTCCTCATGGAGCTGGGGAAGCGGCAGCTCGACCTGGCCAAGGACGACAGAGAAAGTGGCGGCCACCACCATGCGCATCGGCCGGAGCCGGTGAAGAAGCACCGGTCCGGAAAGCTTCACATGGAATACCATGCGCATGACCATGAATTCTAA